In the genome of Kitasatospora cathayae, one region contains:
- the nrdR gene encoding transcriptional regulator NrdR, which yields MHCPFCRHSDSRVVDSRTTEDGSSIRRRRQCPDCGRRFTTVETAALMVTKRSGVTEPFSRQKVITGVRKACQGRPVTEDALAQLGQRVEECVRASGNAELTTHDVGLAILGPLKELDLVAYLRFASVYQAYDGLEDFEAAIAELRAERPATEADGTCVPVPAAAP from the coding sequence GTGCACTGCCCCTTCTGCCGGCACTCCGACAGTCGCGTCGTCGACAGCCGGACCACCGAGGACGGCAGCTCCATCCGCCGTCGTCGACAGTGCCCGGACTGCGGTCGCCGTTTCACCACCGTGGAGACGGCCGCGCTCATGGTCACCAAGCGCAGCGGCGTCACCGAACCCTTCTCCCGGCAGAAGGTGATCACCGGAGTCCGCAAGGCCTGCCAGGGCCGCCCGGTCACCGAGGACGCCCTCGCCCAGCTCGGGCAGCGGGTCGAGGAGTGCGTGCGCGCCAGCGGCAACGCCGAGCTGACCACCCACGACGTCGGGCTGGCCATACTCGGCCCGCTGAAGGAACTCGACCTGGTCGCGTACCTGCGCTTCGCCAGCGTGTACCAGGCGTACGACGGACTCGAGGACTTCGAGGCCGCCATCGCGGAACTCCGGGCCGAGCGGCCCGCCACCGAGGCGGACGGCACCTGCGTGCCCGTTCCCGCCGCCGCGCCCTAG
- a CDS encoding GNAT family N-acetyltransferase has translation MGVPPAGGRGRVNRQEVRVGKCPRRAERGGGNSSDDLPGWGEVPTPAGRFRLGPVRLPADLELLAGWMNDPEVDEFWALAGPPAVTERHVRAQLDGDGRSLPCLGLLDGAPMSYWEVYRADLDPLAAHYPARPYDTGVHLLLGPAASRGRGLGAQLLAALAEMILRQRPRCERVVAEPDVRNRRSVRAFERAGFRVAAELDLPDKRAALMVRDRDPHPA, from the coding sequence GTGGGGGTCCCCCCGGCCGGAGGCCGGGGGAGAGTGAACCGGCAAGAGGTGCGTGTGGGCAAATGCCCCCGCCGAGCGGAGCGAGGTGGAGGCAACTCGTCGGACGACCTGCCCGGGTGGGGCGAAGTCCCCACCCCGGCCGGCCGGTTCCGGCTCGGCCCGGTCCGGCTGCCCGCCGACCTGGAACTGCTCGCCGGCTGGATGAACGACCCCGAGGTCGACGAGTTCTGGGCGCTCGCCGGGCCGCCCGCCGTCACCGAACGGCACGTCCGGGCCCAACTCGACGGCGACGGACGCAGCCTGCCCTGCCTCGGCCTGCTCGACGGCGCGCCGATGAGCTACTGGGAGGTCTACCGGGCCGACCTCGACCCGCTCGCCGCGCACTATCCGGCTCGGCCGTACGACACCGGCGTGCACCTGCTGCTCGGCCCCGCCGCCAGCCGCGGCCGGGGCCTGGGGGCCCAGCTGCTGGCCGCCCTCGCAGAAATGATTCTCCGGCAACGGCCGCGCTGCGAACGGGTGGTGGCCGAACCGGACGTCCGCAACCGGCGCTCGGTCCGGGCCTTCGAACGGGCCGGATTCCGGGTCGCCGCCGAACTCGACCTGCCCGACAAGCGCGCCGCCCTGATGGTCCGCGACCGAGACCCGCACCCCGCCTAG
- a CDS encoding IucA/IucC family protein, protein MSTALTGAPPVPPTAGPPCEPKDAPAPKVTSDEGAERVQERGPSAPDRERPEASEEHGLGPDPLLHPDPAVAAEQAAVEALLRCWTRETGARPGPDGRLRIDVLGGAARLAAPVRYWSPGGWHRFGPATLSAGEGGVVAEGAEAPVDAVTAAALLAAAAADRPDPGQVADLAARVADSVVRTAEILTHRRTAAEPGGPERSHFLAAEQSLLLGHPLHPTPKSRDGLGPAQSAAYSPELHGSFQLHWYAVDRALLAAGSAVAESADRLTAALLGHRTALPPGTAALPLHPWQARELAHRPAVAALLAEGLLHDLGPAGEPWYPTSSVRTVYRPGTPWMLKLSLGLRITNSRRENLRKELHRGLEMHRLLESGLAAEWRAAHPGFDIVRDPAWIGVDHPGLGDPGGLDTVLRAQPFAPAERALCVAGLVAEQPRGTGATVPSRLGDTLRSLAARTGRPLRTVAAEWFLRYLEAVVLPVLWLDGRGGIALEAHQQNSIVLLDAEGWPSGGRYRDNQGYYYRESAAERLTARLPGLGAQSDTFLPDAVIDHHFTYYLGINHVLGLIGALGSQGLADETVLLAGLRRFLAGPRAAATGSALPTLLLDAPTLPCKANLLTRINGLDELVGPVATQSVYVDIPNPVAEAVRERWGSPRPEAGGE, encoded by the coding sequence TTGAGCACCGCCCTCACCGGAGCCCCGCCCGTACCGCCGACCGCGGGCCCCCCTTGCGAGCCGAAGGACGCGCCGGCGCCGAAAGTGACGAGCGACGAGGGAGCGGAGCGAGTGCAGGAGCGAGGACCGTCGGCGCCGGACCGTGAGCGTCCGGAGGCGAGCGAGGAACACGGGCTCGGGCCCGACCCGCTGCTGCACCCCGATCCCGCAGTCGCCGCCGAACAGGCCGCCGTGGAAGCCCTGTTGCGCTGCTGGACCCGGGAGACCGGAGCCCGCCCCGGACCGGACGGCCGACTGCGGATCGACGTCCTCGGCGGCGCCGCCCGGCTCGCCGCCCCGGTCCGCTACTGGTCGCCCGGCGGCTGGCACCGCTTCGGCCCGGCCACCCTCTCGGCCGGCGAGGGCGGTGTCGTGGCGGAGGGGGCCGAGGCCCCGGTGGACGCCGTCACCGCCGCCGCACTCCTCGCCGCCGCGGCCGCCGACCGGCCCGACCCCGGACAGGTCGCCGACCTCGCCGCCCGGGTCGCCGACTCGGTCGTGCGCACCGCCGAGATCCTCACCCACCGCCGCACCGCCGCCGAACCCGGCGGACCGGAACGCTCCCACTTCCTCGCCGCCGAGCAGTCCCTGCTGCTCGGCCACCCGCTGCACCCCACCCCGAAGAGCCGCGACGGCCTCGGCCCGGCCCAGAGCGCCGCCTACTCGCCCGAACTCCACGGCTCCTTCCAACTGCACTGGTACGCCGTCGACCGTGCCCTGCTCGCGGCCGGCTCGGCCGTCGCCGAGAGCGCCGACCGGCTCACCGCCGCCCTGCTCGGCCACCGCACCGCTCTGCCGCCCGGCACCGCCGCCCTGCCGCTGCACCCCTGGCAGGCCCGCGAACTCGCCCACCGCCCGGCCGTCGCCGCGCTGCTCGCCGAGGGGCTGCTGCACGACCTCGGCCCGGCCGGCGAGCCCTGGTACCCCACCTCCTCGGTGCGCACCGTCTACCGGCCCGGCACGCCGTGGATGCTCAAGCTGTCGCTCGGCCTGCGGATCACCAACTCCCGCCGGGAGAACCTGCGCAAGGAACTCCACCGCGGCCTGGAGATGCACCGGCTGCTGGAGAGCGGCCTCGCCGCCGAGTGGCGGGCCGCCCACCCCGGCTTCGACATCGTCCGCGACCCGGCCTGGATCGGTGTCGACCACCCCGGCCTCGGCGACCCGGGCGGCCTGGACACCGTGCTGCGCGCCCAGCCCTTCGCGCCCGCCGAGCGCGCCCTGTGCGTGGCCGGGCTGGTCGCCGAACAGCCGCGCGGCACCGGCGCCACCGTGCCCTCCCGGCTCGGCGACACCCTGCGCTCGCTCGCCGCCCGCACCGGGCGCCCGCTGCGCACCGTGGCCGCCGAATGGTTCCTGCGCTACCTGGAGGCCGTCGTGCTGCCCGTCCTCTGGCTGGACGGCCGGGGCGGCATCGCGCTGGAGGCGCACCAGCAGAACAGCATCGTCCTGCTGGACGCCGAGGGCTGGCCCAGCGGCGGCCGCTACCGCGACAACCAGGGCTACTACTACCGGGAGAGCGCCGCCGAGCGGCTCACCGCCCGGCTGCCCGGACTCGGCGCGCAGAGCGACACCTTCCTGCCGGACGCGGTCATCGACCACCACTTCACCTACTACCTCGGCATCAACCACGTGCTCGGGCTGATCGGCGCCCTCGGCTCCCAGGGGCTCGCCGACGAAACGGTGCTGCTGGCCGGGCTGCGCCGGTTCCTGGCCGGCCCGCGGGCGGCCGCCACCGGCTCGGCGCTGCCCACGCTGCTGCTGGACGCGCCCACCCTGCCCTGCAAGGCCAACCTGCTCACCCGGATCAACGGTCTGGACGAGCTGGTCGGCCCGGTCGCCACCCAGTCCGTGTACGTGGACATCCCCAACCCGGTGGCGGAGGCAGTTCGCGAGCGGTGGGGGTCCCCCCGGCCGGAGGCCGGGGGAGAGTGA
- a CDS encoding ATP-dependent DNA helicase, whose translation MTNDSESHDSESQRATDLGDEAEEAVTVPRSRIPELLHAAVEAVGGVERPGQVRMAEAVADAVEHAEHLLVQAGTGTGKSLAYLVPALAHGDRVVVATATLALQRQLVERDLPRTVEALHPVLRRRPLYAMLKGRSNYLCLHRANEGTPSDEGEGLFDPVDALGGPTGKLGQEVLRLRDWAEETETGDRDDMSPGVSDKAWAQLSVSSKECLGATRCAYGQECFAEKARERAKLADVVVTNHAMLAIDAIEGAPVLPEHGLLIVDEAHELVNRVTGAATAELTVGAVNRAVKRAARLANEKAVDQLQAAAENYHGLMETAQPGRVEELPEYLAYAVTAIRDAARQVITSLGETRDKGLSDEDAVRKQAMASAETLHETAERLLEDSEYDVVWIERSDRYGLGTASLRVAPLSVSGLLREGLYKERSVVLTSATLKLGGDFNGVAGSVGLPKETRLPDQRTPGDNPEPGFGEDAVPHWRGIDVGSPFKYPKQGILYVAKHLADPGRDPERPDMLDELEELIGAAGGRTLGLFSSMRGAQAAAEAMRERLDHRILLQGEDTLGELIREFASDATTCLFGTLSLWQGVDVPGSACQLVVMDRIPFPRPDDPLMSARQKDVEQHGGNGFMAVAATHAALLMAQGAGRLVRAADDRGVVAVLDPRVETKRYGGFFRSSMPEFWYTTDRNQVRRSLAAIDASAPPVRPVVKRG comes from the coding sequence ATGACGAACGACTCCGAATCCCACGACTCCGAATCCCAGCGGGCGACGGACCTCGGCGACGAGGCCGAGGAAGCCGTCACCGTCCCGCGCTCGCGGATCCCCGAGCTGCTGCACGCCGCGGTCGAGGCCGTTGGTGGCGTGGAGCGCCCCGGCCAGGTGCGGATGGCCGAGGCCGTCGCCGACGCCGTCGAGCACGCCGAGCACCTGCTCGTGCAGGCCGGCACCGGCACCGGCAAGTCCCTCGCCTACCTGGTACCGGCGCTCGCCCACGGCGACCGCGTGGTGGTCGCCACCGCCACCCTGGCGCTGCAACGCCAGCTGGTGGAGCGGGACTTGCCGCGCACGGTCGAGGCGCTGCACCCGGTGCTGCGCCGCCGCCCGCTGTACGCGATGCTCAAGGGCCGCTCCAACTACCTGTGCCTGCACCGGGCCAACGAGGGCACCCCGAGCGACGAGGGCGAGGGCCTGTTCGACCCGGTGGACGCGCTCGGCGGCCCCACCGGCAAGCTCGGCCAGGAGGTGCTGCGGCTGCGCGACTGGGCGGAGGAGACCGAGACCGGGGACCGGGACGACATGAGCCCCGGCGTCTCGGACAAGGCCTGGGCGCAGCTGTCCGTCAGCTCCAAGGAGTGCCTGGGCGCCACCCGCTGCGCGTACGGGCAGGAGTGCTTCGCGGAGAAGGCCCGGGAGCGGGCCAAGCTGGCGGACGTCGTGGTCACCAACCACGCGATGCTCGCGATCGACGCGATCGAGGGCGCGCCGGTGCTGCCCGAGCACGGTTTGCTGATCGTGGACGAGGCGCACGAGCTGGTCAACCGGGTCACCGGCGCGGCGACCGCCGAGCTGACCGTCGGCGCCGTCAACCGGGCGGTGAAGCGGGCGGCCCGGCTGGCCAACGAGAAGGCCGTGGACCAGCTGCAGGCCGCCGCCGAGAACTACCACGGCCTGATGGAGACCGCCCAGCCCGGCCGGGTCGAGGAGCTGCCCGAGTACCTGGCGTACGCGGTCACCGCGATCCGGGACGCCGCCCGGCAGGTGATCACCTCGCTCGGCGAGACCAGGGACAAGGGGCTCAGCGACGAGGACGCGGTCCGCAAGCAGGCGATGGCCTCGGCCGAGACGCTGCACGAGACCGCCGAGCGGCTGCTGGAGGACTCCGAGTACGACGTGGTCTGGATCGAGCGCAGCGACCGCTACGGGCTCGGCACCGCCTCGCTGCGGGTCGCGCCGCTGAGCGTGTCCGGGCTGCTGCGCGAGGGCCTGTACAAGGAGCGCTCGGTGGTGCTCACCTCCGCCACCCTCAAGCTCGGCGGGGACTTCAACGGCGTGGCAGGCTCGGTCGGCCTGCCCAAGGAGACCCGGCTGCCGGACCAGCGCACGCCCGGCGACAACCCGGAGCCGGGCTTCGGCGAGGATGCCGTCCCGCACTGGCGGGGGATCGACGTCGGTTCGCCGTTCAAGTACCCCAAGCAGGGCATCCTGTACGTCGCCAAGCACCTCGCCGATCCCGGGCGCGATCCCGAACGGCCGGACATGCTGGACGAGTTGGAGGAGCTGATCGGCGCGGCCGGCGGGCGGACGCTGGGCCTGTTCTCCTCGATGCGCGGCGCCCAGGCGGCCGCCGAGGCGATGCGGGAGCGCCTGGACCACCGGATCCTGCTCCAGGGGGAGGACACCCTGGGCGAGTTGATCCGGGAGTTCGCCTCGGACGCGACCACCTGCCTGTTCGGCACGCTCTCGCTGTGGCAGGGCGTGGACGTCCCCGGCTCGGCCTGCCAGCTGGTCGTGATGGACCGCATCCCCTTCCCGCGGCCGGACGACCCGCTGATGAGCGCCCGTCAGAAGGACGTCGAACAGCACGGCGGGAACGGCTTCATGGCCGTCGCGGCGACCCACGCGGCACTGCTGATGGCGCAGGGCGCGGGCCGGCTGGTACGCGCGGCGGACGACCGGGGTGTGGTGGCGGTGCTCGACCCGCGGGTGGAGACCAAGCGGTACGGGGGCTTCTTCCGGTCCTCGATGCCGGAGTTCTGGTACACCACGGACCGCAACCAGGTGCGCCGCTCGCTGGCGGCGATCGACGCCTCGGCGCCGCCGGTGCGGCCGGTGGTGAAGCGGGGCTGA
- a CDS encoding IucA/IucC family protein, with protein sequence MPQPSAAEPPLYLPPHLTAGHWRRAGRALLAKMLGEFAYEDLLRPVPGALDGEYLLKLPGAEYRFAARRGAYDSWQVDPESIRCSQPDGLDPLRFLPYARETLGMRGGTTAHLIRELTATLTADARQLATALTAAELADLDHPALEGRQGGHPWIVPSKGRIGFSGTDAARWTPEARSPRPLPWIAVHRRLAQYRGVPGLEHPEQLYGREVDDLDALRAPLGAGADDYLLLPVHPWQWDETILPLFAPWIASGEIVPLPSDGDPRLPQQSIRSFFNTAHPERCTVKLPLSILNTLVWRGLPVERTLAAPAVTAWLHGLRDADPYLRDECRVILLGEIASVTVDHPLYREMPESPYQYKELLGAIWREPLGPFLAADERARTLAALLQTGSDGRALAAELIARSGLTPAEWTGRLFAAMLPPLLHFLYRYGLVFSPHGENAIVVFDDRGTPTRLAVKDFVDDVNLSDQDLPELRDLPAEAAGVLLRDDPQGLCQFIHSGLFIGVFRYLAPLLEAQTGLPETEFWALLRTEIHRYQDRFPELRERFELFDLFRPRIDRLCLNRNRLIMDGYQDRPHRPHAVRHGTVPNALVVVEVRPPAQRDRIVTPAP encoded by the coding sequence GTGCCGCAACCGTCGGCCGCTGAACCGCCGCTCTACCTGCCCCCGCACCTCACCGCAGGGCACTGGCGGCGGGCCGGCCGCGCCCTGCTGGCCAAGATGCTCGGCGAGTTCGCCTACGAGGACCTGCTCAGGCCCGTCCCGGGCGCCCTCGACGGCGAGTACCTGCTCAAGCTGCCCGGGGCCGAGTACCGCTTCGCCGCCCGGCGCGGCGCCTACGACAGCTGGCAGGTCGACCCGGAGTCGATCCGCTGCTCGCAGCCGGACGGCCTGGACCCGCTGCGCTTCCTCCCGTACGCCCGGGAGACCCTCGGGATGCGCGGCGGGACCACCGCCCACCTGATCCGCGAGCTCACCGCCACCCTGACCGCCGACGCCCGCCAGCTGGCCACCGCGCTCACCGCCGCCGAACTCGCCGACCTCGACCACCCCGCGCTGGAGGGGCGGCAGGGCGGCCACCCGTGGATCGTCCCCAGCAAGGGCCGGATCGGCTTCTCCGGCACCGACGCCGCCCGCTGGACTCCGGAGGCCCGCAGCCCGCGCCCGCTGCCCTGGATCGCCGTCCACCGCCGGCTCGCCCAGTACCGCGGCGTGCCCGGTCTGGAACACCCCGAGCAGCTGTACGGCCGCGAAGTGGACGACCTCGACGCGCTGCGCGCCCCGCTCGGGGCCGGCGCCGACGACTACCTGCTGCTGCCCGTCCACCCCTGGCAGTGGGACGAGACGATCCTGCCGTTGTTCGCGCCCTGGATCGCCTCCGGCGAGATCGTCCCGCTGCCCTCGGACGGCGACCCACGGCTGCCCCAGCAGTCCATCCGCTCCTTCTTCAACACCGCCCACCCCGAGCGCTGCACGGTCAAGCTGCCGTTGTCCATCCTGAACACCCTGGTCTGGCGCGGCCTGCCGGTCGAACGGACCCTCGCCGCGCCCGCCGTCACCGCCTGGCTGCACGGGCTGCGCGACGCCGACCCGTACCTGCGGGACGAGTGCCGGGTGATCCTGCTCGGCGAGATCGCCTCCGTCACCGTCGACCACCCCCTCTACCGGGAGATGCCCGAATCGCCGTACCAGTACAAGGAACTGCTCGGCGCGATCTGGCGCGAACCGCTCGGCCCCTTCCTCGCCGCGGACGAACGCGCCCGCACCCTCGCCGCCCTGCTGCAGACCGGCTCCGACGGGCGCGCGCTCGCCGCCGAGCTGATCGCCCGCTCCGGCCTCACCCCCGCCGAGTGGACCGGCCGGCTGTTCGCCGCGATGCTGCCGCCGCTGCTGCACTTCCTCTACCGCTACGGACTGGTCTTCTCCCCGCACGGCGAGAACGCCATCGTGGTCTTCGACGACCGTGGCACCCCGACCCGGCTCGCGGTCAAGGACTTCGTCGACGACGTCAACCTCAGCGACCAGGACCTGCCCGAACTGCGCGACCTGCCCGCCGAGGCCGCCGGCGTGCTGCTGCGGGACGACCCCCAGGGGCTCTGCCAGTTCATCCACTCCGGGCTGTTCATCGGCGTCTTCCGCTACCTCGCCCCGCTGCTGGAGGCGCAGACCGGACTGCCCGAGACCGAGTTCTGGGCCCTGCTGCGCACCGAGATCCACCGCTACCAGGACCGCTTCCCCGAGCTGCGCGAGCGCTTCGAGCTGTTCGACCTGTTCCGGCCCCGGATCGACCGGCTCTGCCTCAACCGCAACCGGCTGATCATGGACGGTTACCAGGACCGCCCGCACCGCCCGCACGCCGTGCGGCACGGGACGGTGCCGAACGCGCTGGTCGTCGTGGAGGTGCGTCCTCCGGCCCAGCGGGACCGGATTGTCACCCCCGCCCCGTAG
- a CDS encoding lysine N(6)-hydroxylase/L-ornithine N(5)-oxygenase family protein — MDTSLPHDPPYDLLGVGVGPFNLSLAALAEPVPGLRTLFCDQRPEFRWHHGMLVDGARMQVPFLADLVSLVDPTSPWSFLNYLRAQDRLFPFYFAERFQLPRREYDHYCRWAAERLPNCRFGTEVTALHWAAGPEDGACFRVELTDTATGLRSEVRARNLALGVGTRPVLPEAFAALANHPRAFHSAEYLDRRADLTGARDITVVGSGQSGAEVFLDLLRRHEGDGVRLRWLTRTRALAPMEYSKLGLEHFTPDYTRYFHSLPGPVRDTLVAAQWQLHKAASAETLAEIHDHLYERTIGRPIDTAPVEITPGTAVTEARPGPCGGLELHCRHTDSGTEHVLRTDAVVLATGYRAARPAALEPLAHLIDWDESGRYRVDLDHRVATRPGLTGGLYVQNAELHTHGVGTPDLGLGAHRAAVILNAVTGRTVHRLPDRTAWTGFAPPVPPVSTVPTVLTVHTAQPDTVVPRPQELTRAATVGR; from the coding sequence GTGGACACCTCCCTCCCGCACGACCCGCCGTACGACCTGCTCGGCGTCGGCGTCGGCCCGTTCAACCTCTCGCTCGCCGCCCTCGCCGAGCCCGTACCCGGACTGCGCACCCTCTTCTGCGACCAGCGCCCGGAGTTCCGCTGGCACCACGGCATGCTGGTGGACGGCGCCCGGATGCAGGTGCCCTTCCTCGCCGACCTGGTCTCGCTGGTGGACCCGACCAGCCCGTGGTCCTTCCTCAACTACCTGCGCGCCCAGGACCGGCTGTTCCCGTTCTACTTCGCCGAGCGCTTCCAGCTGCCCCGCCGGGAGTACGACCACTACTGCCGCTGGGCCGCCGAACGGCTGCCCAACTGCCGCTTCGGCACCGAGGTCACCGCCCTGCACTGGGCCGCCGGCCCGGAGGACGGCGCGTGCTTCCGGGTCGAGTTGACGGACACCGCGACCGGGCTGCGCAGCGAGGTCAGGGCCCGCAACCTCGCGCTCGGCGTCGGCACCCGCCCCGTGCTGCCCGAGGCCTTCGCCGCCCTGGCGAACCACCCGCGGGCCTTCCACTCCGCCGAGTACCTGGACCGCCGCGCCGACCTGACCGGCGCCCGGGACATCACCGTGGTGGGCAGCGGGCAGTCCGGCGCCGAGGTCTTCCTCGACCTGCTCCGCCGCCACGAGGGCGACGGCGTCCGGCTGCGCTGGCTCACCCGGACCAGGGCGCTCGCCCCCATGGAGTACTCCAAGCTCGGCCTGGAGCACTTCACCCCCGACTACACCCGCTACTTCCACAGCCTGCCCGGCCCGGTCCGGGACACCCTGGTCGCCGCCCAGTGGCAGCTGCACAAGGCCGCCAGTGCCGAGACCCTCGCCGAGATCCACGACCACCTCTACGAGCGCACCATCGGCCGCCCGATCGACACCGCCCCGGTCGAGATCACCCCCGGCACCGCCGTCACCGAGGCCCGCCCGGGCCCCTGCGGCGGCCTCGAACTGCACTGCCGGCACACCGACTCCGGCACCGAGCACGTGCTGCGCACCGACGCCGTGGTGCTCGCCACCGGCTACCGCGCCGCCCGCCCGGCCGCGCTCGAACCGCTCGCCCACCTGATCGACTGGGACGAGTCCGGGCGCTACCGGGTCGACCTCGACCACCGGGTCGCCACCCGGCCCGGGCTCACCGGCGGCCTCTACGTCCAGAACGCCGAACTGCACACCCATGGCGTCGGCACCCCCGACCTGGGGCTCGGTGCCCACCGGGCCGCCGTCATCCTCAACGCCGTCACCGGCCGGACCGTCCACCGGCTGCCCGACCGCACCGCCTGGACCGGCTTCGCGCCGCCCGTCCCGCCCGTCTCGACCGTCCCAACCGTTTTGACCGTCCACACCGCACAGCCCGACACCGTCGTCCCCCGCCCCCAGGAGCTGACCCGTGCCGCAACCGTCGGCCGCTGA
- the lexA gene encoding transcriptional repressor LexA, giving the protein MDDTHSSPARAMPGRPPGIRTDEAGLTERQRRVIEVIRDSVQRRGYPPSMREIGQAVGLSSTSSVAHQLMALERKGFLRRDPHRPRAYEVRGVEVARPNTAETAGRPSTSYVPLVGRIAAGGPILAEQTVEDVFPLPRQLVGEGELFALTVRGDSMIEAAICDGDWVTVRRQPVAENGDIVAAMIDGEATVKRLKREDGRIWLMPHNPAYEPINGDNATILGKVVAVLRRL; this is encoded by the coding sequence ATGGACGACACCCACTCCTCCCCGGCCCGCGCCATGCCCGGCCGCCCCCCCGGCATCCGCACCGACGAGGCCGGCCTCACCGAGCGCCAGCGCCGGGTGATCGAGGTCATCCGGGACTCCGTCCAGCGCCGCGGCTACCCGCCGTCCATGCGCGAGATCGGCCAGGCCGTGGGCCTGTCCAGCACCTCCTCGGTCGCCCACCAGCTGATGGCCCTGGAGCGCAAGGGCTTCCTCCGCCGCGACCCGCACCGCCCGCGCGCCTACGAGGTCCGCGGCGTCGAGGTGGCCCGCCCCAACACCGCCGAGACGGCCGGGCGCCCCTCCACCTCCTACGTGCCGCTGGTCGGCCGGATCGCCGCCGGCGGTCCGATCCTGGCCGAGCAGACCGTCGAGGACGTCTTCCCGCTGCCCCGCCAGCTGGTCGGCGAGGGCGAGCTGTTCGCGCTCACCGTGCGCGGCGACTCGATGATCGAGGCGGCCATCTGCGACGGCGACTGGGTCACCGTGCGCCGCCAGCCGGTCGCCGAGAACGGCGACATCGTGGCCGCGATGATCGATGGCGAGGCCACCGTCAAGCGGCTCAAGCGCGAGGACGGCCGGATCTGGCTGATGCCGCACAACCCGGCGTACGAGCCGATCAACGGCGACAACGCCACCATCCTGGGCAAGGTCGTCGCCGTCCTGCGCCGCCTCTGA
- a CDS encoding trypsin-like serine peptidase, with product MPSIHRSALAAALVAGTLLAVSACGPDGPAGGGKTAAPPPAADASASATPGGGVIGGITLPSGLPSSLLEGLPKSWDDLKKWKFDDWDKWASKHVFNNPVVKDFWNPDKMGDAKPADPAPPAKPAADNGVTDPEPPVVKAVQVPRPYLKQPSGKVFFSAQGGRGNCSATVIADPQHPGRSNLVWTAAHCVHEGKGGDFYKDLVFVPAYNNSGASSGGKKAPLSELAPLGTWWADQVVTSPQWMVEGGPTGDAANQYDFAVMRVHNQNDTGKSLEETVGSAAPVWFDAPRDQLRVSAVGYPLVKPFDGQELYRCDGGKPTRLSFDAKRPSMLTIGCDMTQGASGGGWFATMPDGKTALVSNTSIGTQEHTSLSGPYLETVAKQALDWISRKQ from the coding sequence ATGCCATCGATCCACCGGTCAGCCCTGGCCGCCGCCCTGGTCGCCGGAACGCTGCTGGCCGTGAGCGCCTGCGGACCGGACGGCCCGGCGGGCGGCGGCAAGACCGCCGCGCCGCCGCCCGCCGCGGACGCGAGCGCCTCGGCGACCCCGGGCGGCGGCGTCATCGGCGGGATCACCCTGCCGTCCGGCCTGCCGAGCAGCCTGCTGGAGGGCCTGCCGAAGAGCTGGGACGACCTGAAGAAGTGGAAGTTCGACGACTGGGACAAGTGGGCGTCCAAGCACGTCTTCAACAACCCGGTGGTGAAGGACTTCTGGAACCCGGACAAGATGGGCGACGCCAAGCCCGCCGACCCGGCCCCGCCCGCCAAGCCGGCCGCCGACAACGGCGTGACCGACCCGGAGCCGCCGGTGGTCAAGGCCGTCCAGGTGCCCCGCCCGTACCTCAAGCAGCCCTCCGGGAAGGTGTTCTTCTCCGCCCAGGGCGGCCGGGGCAACTGCTCGGCGACGGTGATCGCCGACCCGCAGCACCCGGGCAGGAGCAACCTGGTCTGGACGGCCGCCCACTGCGTCCACGAGGGCAAGGGCGGCGACTTCTACAAGGACCTGGTGTTCGTCCCCGCCTACAACAACTCGGGTGCCTCCAGCGGCGGCAAGAAGGCCCCACTGTCCGAGCTGGCCCCGCTCGGCACCTGGTGGGCCGACCAGGTCGTCACCTCCCCGCAGTGGATGGTGGAGGGCGGCCCGACCGGTGACGCCGCCAACCAGTACGACTTCGCCGTGATGCGCGTGCACAACCAGAACGACACCGGCAAGTCCCTGGAGGAGACGGTCGGTTCGGCCGCCCCGGTGTGGTTCGACGCGCCCCGCGACCAGCTCAGGGTCTCGGCCGTCGGCTACCCGCTGGTCAAGCCGTTCGACGGCCAGGAGCTGTACAGGTGCGACGGCGGCAAGCCCACCCGGCTGTCCTTCGACGCCAAGCGCCCGTCCATGCTGACCATCGGCTGCGACATGACCCAGGGCGCCAGCGGCGGCGGCTGGTTCGCCACCATGCCCGACGGGAAGACCGCCCTGGTCAGCAACACCTCGATCGGCACCCAGGAGCACACCTCGCTGAGCGGGCCGTACCTGGAGACGGTCGCCAAGCAGGCCCTGGACTGGATCTCCAGGAAGCAGTGA